A single Brienomyrus brachyistius isolate T26 chromosome 11, BBRACH_0.4, whole genome shotgun sequence DNA region contains:
- the rhpn2 gene encoding rhophilin-2 isoform X3 — translation MTDAILPDEDNRAIENGYFKKGCNPFAQTGRSKLQNKRASLNQQIIKQMRMRAGAENLLRATSNNKVREMVVLELSYVNSNLQLLSEELEGLNSSVEVYQNVQETTSIPLIPLGLKETKEVDFSVPFKDFILQHYSEDGSNFEDEIADLMDLRQACRTPSRSEAGIELLSAYFSHLSLLDSRFFSHTGQMGIFFTWYDSFTGMPACQQNISLEKASLLFNMGALYTQIATRCNRQTTSGLEDAITAFQKSAGVLNYLKETFTHTPSYDMSPAMLSMLVRMMLAQVQECLYEKMVLPGIRNEFFCLVRMAQEAEKVAHTYEQAHQSMIQQPIKDNVPFFWSTMARVKTTHYRSLAHYFVATALLDHQLGPRDDEDKQEKALAQLYDSIPSGHSPAHILKNKEERRRIGKAHLRRAILAQEEAIRCQSLCRHLRKLDVLHDILQAAHQRSLAKFTENDAEDEFTDHMDAPDIVPKTEHKAEMEMPASTKVKVKDFFHKLGPLPIFSAKQRWTAPRTIRLHTEDHDLGFTLKGDGPTQVQCLDPSCHAAKEGLKEGDFIVAVKDTDCKWLGVGEVMKLLKDVDEEGVDIQVVSMMDSGLPMSAKSATYCGGIPKTYSMICLAFDEGDKKARKVTKKPSFLSWGLKNKQKSASTLSLPTADYPGTLPWAMQRSTFSSSNNNGALY, via the exons GGCTGCAACCCCTTTGCCCAGACGGGCCGAAGCAAGCTGCAGAACAAGAGGGCCTCGCTCAACCAGCAGATCATCAAGCAGATGAGGATGAGGGCTGGTGCTGAGAATCTCCTCCG GGCGACCTCCAACAACAAGGTGCGCGAGATGGTGGTCCTGGAGCTGAGCTACGTGAATTCCAACCTGCAGCTGCTCAGCGAGGAGTTGGAGGgcctaaacagctcagtggaaGTCTACCAGAATGTCCA AGAGACGACCAGCATTCCCCTGATCCCCCTGGGTCTGAAGGAGACCAAGGAAGTGGACTTCTCTGTGCCATTCAAG GACTTCATCCTACAACATTACAGTGAAGATGGCTCCAATTTTGAGGATGAGATTGCTGACCTTATGGACCTGAGACAG GCATGTCGTACACCGAGTCGCAGCGAAGCTGGCATTGAGCTGCTCTCCGCCTACTTCAGCCACCTGTCCCTTCTTGACAGCCGATTCTTCTCCCACACCGGCCAAATGGGAATCTTCTTTACATG GTATGACTCCTTCACCGGGATGCCTGCGTGCCAGCAAAACATCTCCCTAGAGAAGGCCAGCCTTCTCTTCAACATGGGCGCCTTGTACACGCAGATCGCCACACGCTGCAACCGCCAGACCACCTCCGGCTTGGAGGATGCCATCACTGCCTTCCAGAAATCAGCAG GGGTGCTGAACTACCTGAAAGAGACATTCACGCACACGCCCAGTTATGATATGAGCCCCGCCATGCTGAGCATGCTGGTCCGGATGATGTTGGCGCAGGTCCAAGAGTGCCTCTACGAGAAGATGGTCTTGCCGGGTATTCGCAATGAGTTCTTCTGCCTGGTCCGGATGGCTCAGGAGGCCGAGAAG GTTGCCCATACATATGAGCAGGCCCACCAGTCCATGATCCAGCAGCCCATCAAAGACAACGTCCCTTTCTTCTGGTCCACCATGGCGCGTGTGAAGACCACACACTACCGTTCCCTGGCCCACTACTTTGTGGCAACGGCTCTTCTTGACCACCAGT TAGGGCCCAGGGATGACGAGGACAAGCAGGAGAAGGCCCTGGCTCAGCTGTACGACAGCATTCCCAGTGGGCATTCTCCTGCACACATCCTCAAGAACAAGGAGGAACGTCGGCGCATAG GGAAGGCGCACCTGCGCAGGGCCATCCTGGCTCAGGAGGAAGCCATACGCTGTCAAAGTCTGTGCCGCCACCTGCGCAAGCTCGACGTGCTGCATGACATCCTGCAGGCCGCCCATCAGCGCTCACTGGCCAAGTTCACCGAAAACGACGCCGAGGATGAGTTCACGGACCACATGGACGCACCCGACATCGTCC CTAAAACTGAGCACAAAGCCGAAATGGAAATGCCAGCATCCACAAAGGTGAAAGTCAAAGACTTTTTCCACAAGCTG GGCCCCCTCCCCATTTTTTCAGCCAAGCAGCGCTGGACGGCACCACGCACAATCCGGTTGCACACCGAGGACCATGACCTGGGCTTCACACTTAAGGGTGATGGACCCACACAGGTCCAGTGCCTGGATCCTAGCTGCCATGCTGCG AAAGAGGGACTGAAGGAAGGTGACTTCATTGTCGCCGTGAAGGACACGGACTGCAAGTGGCTGGGAGTGGGTGAGGTGATGAAGCTCCTGAAGGACGTGGATGAAGAGGGCGTGGACATCCAAGTAGTCAGCATGATGGACAGTGGGCTGCCTATG TCCGCCAAGAGCGCCACCTACTGTGGTGGGATCCCCAAGACCTATTCCATGATCTGCCTGGCCTTTGACGAGGGCGATAAGAAAGCCCGCAAGGTCACCAAGAAGCCATCCTTCCTTAGCTGGGGCCTGAAGAACAAGCAGAAGAGTGCCAGCACGCTAAGCCTACCCACCGCTGATTACCCAGGCACACTGCCCTGGGCCATGCAGAGGTCCACCTTCTCCAGCTCCAACAACAACGGTGCCCTCTACTAG
- the rhpn2 gene encoding rhophilin-2 isoform X2, which yields MTDAILPDEDNRAIENGYFKKGCNPFAQTGRSKLQNKRASLNQQIIKQMRMRAGAENLLRATSNNKVREMVVLELSYVNSNLQLLSEELEGLNSSVEVYQNVQETTSIPLIPLGLKETKEVDFSVPFKDFILQHYSEDGSNFEDEIADLMDLRQVKGLQRLPWTSVRYRLVVSCSRFSVCVQACRTPSRSEAGIELLSAYFSHLSLLDSRFFSHTGQMGIFFTWYDSFTGMPACQQNISLEKASLLFNMGALYTQIATRCNRQTTSGLEDAITAFQKSAGVLNYLKETFTHTPSYDMSPAMLSMLVRMMLAQVQECLYEKMVLPGIRNEFFCLVRMAQEAEKVAHTYEQAHQSMIQQPIKDNVPFFWSTMARVKTTHYRSLAHYFVATALLDHQLGPRDDEDKQEKALAQLYDSIPSGHSPAHILKNKEERRRIGKAHLRRAILAQEEAIRCQSLCRHLRKLDVLHDILQAAHQRSLAKFTENDAEDEFTDHMDAPDIVPKTEHKAEMEMPASTKGPLPIFSAKQRWTAPRTIRLHTEDHDLGFTLKGDGPTQVQCLDPSCHAAKEGLKEGDFIVAVKDTDCKWLGVGEVMKLLKDVDEEGVDIQVVSMMDSGLPMSAKSATYCGGIPKTYSMICLAFDEGDKKARKVTKKPSFLSWGLKNKQKSASTLSLPTADYPGTLPWAMQRSTFSSSNNNGALY from the exons GGCTGCAACCCCTTTGCCCAGACGGGCCGAAGCAAGCTGCAGAACAAGAGGGCCTCGCTCAACCAGCAGATCATCAAGCAGATGAGGATGAGGGCTGGTGCTGAGAATCTCCTCCG GGCGACCTCCAACAACAAGGTGCGCGAGATGGTGGTCCTGGAGCTGAGCTACGTGAATTCCAACCTGCAGCTGCTCAGCGAGGAGTTGGAGGgcctaaacagctcagtggaaGTCTACCAGAATGTCCA AGAGACGACCAGCATTCCCCTGATCCCCCTGGGTCTGAAGGAGACCAAGGAAGTGGACTTCTCTGTGCCATTCAAG GACTTCATCCTACAACATTACAGTGAAGATGGCTCCAATTTTGAGGATGAGATTGCTGACCTTATGGACCTGAGACAGGTAAAGGGCCTTCAACGCTTACCATGGACTTCAGTGCGTTACAGGCTTGTTGTATCTTGCTCACGGTTCTCCGTATGTGTCCAGGCATGTCGTACACCGAGTCGCAGCGAAGCTGGCATTGAGCTGCTCTCCGCCTACTTCAGCCACCTGTCCCTTCTTGACAGCCGATTCTTCTCCCACACCGGCCAAATGGGAATCTTCTTTACATG GTATGACTCCTTCACCGGGATGCCTGCGTGCCAGCAAAACATCTCCCTAGAGAAGGCCAGCCTTCTCTTCAACATGGGCGCCTTGTACACGCAGATCGCCACACGCTGCAACCGCCAGACCACCTCCGGCTTGGAGGATGCCATCACTGCCTTCCAGAAATCAGCAG GGGTGCTGAACTACCTGAAAGAGACATTCACGCACACGCCCAGTTATGATATGAGCCCCGCCATGCTGAGCATGCTGGTCCGGATGATGTTGGCGCAGGTCCAAGAGTGCCTCTACGAGAAGATGGTCTTGCCGGGTATTCGCAATGAGTTCTTCTGCCTGGTCCGGATGGCTCAGGAGGCCGAGAAG GTTGCCCATACATATGAGCAGGCCCACCAGTCCATGATCCAGCAGCCCATCAAAGACAACGTCCCTTTCTTCTGGTCCACCATGGCGCGTGTGAAGACCACACACTACCGTTCCCTGGCCCACTACTTTGTGGCAACGGCTCTTCTTGACCACCAGT TAGGGCCCAGGGATGACGAGGACAAGCAGGAGAAGGCCCTGGCTCAGCTGTACGACAGCATTCCCAGTGGGCATTCTCCTGCACACATCCTCAAGAACAAGGAGGAACGTCGGCGCATAG GGAAGGCGCACCTGCGCAGGGCCATCCTGGCTCAGGAGGAAGCCATACGCTGTCAAAGTCTGTGCCGCCACCTGCGCAAGCTCGACGTGCTGCATGACATCCTGCAGGCCGCCCATCAGCGCTCACTGGCCAAGTTCACCGAAAACGACGCCGAGGATGAGTTCACGGACCACATGGACGCACCCGACATCGTCC CTAAAACTGAGCACAAAGCCGAAATGGAAATGCCAGCATCCACAAAG GGCCCCCTCCCCATTTTTTCAGCCAAGCAGCGCTGGACGGCACCACGCACAATCCGGTTGCACACCGAGGACCATGACCTGGGCTTCACACTTAAGGGTGATGGACCCACACAGGTCCAGTGCCTGGATCCTAGCTGCCATGCTGCG AAAGAGGGACTGAAGGAAGGTGACTTCATTGTCGCCGTGAAGGACACGGACTGCAAGTGGCTGGGAGTGGGTGAGGTGATGAAGCTCCTGAAGGACGTGGATGAAGAGGGCGTGGACATCCAAGTAGTCAGCATGATGGACAGTGGGCTGCCTATG TCCGCCAAGAGCGCCACCTACTGTGGTGGGATCCCCAAGACCTATTCCATGATCTGCCTGGCCTTTGACGAGGGCGATAAGAAAGCCCGCAAGGTCACCAAGAAGCCATCCTTCCTTAGCTGGGGCCTGAAGAACAAGCAGAAGAGTGCCAGCACGCTAAGCCTACCCACCGCTGATTACCCAGGCACACTGCCCTGGGCCATGCAGAGGTCCACCTTCTCCAGCTCCAACAACAACGGTGCCCTCTACTAG
- the rhpn2 gene encoding rhophilin-2 isoform X1, giving the protein MTDAILPDEDNRAIENGYFKKGCNPFAQTGRSKLQNKRASLNQQIIKQMRMRAGAENLLRATSNNKVREMVVLELSYVNSNLQLLSEELEGLNSSVEVYQNVQETTSIPLIPLGLKETKEVDFSVPFKDFILQHYSEDGSNFEDEIADLMDLRQVKGLQRLPWTSVRYRLVVSCSRFSVCVQACRTPSRSEAGIELLSAYFSHLSLLDSRFFSHTGQMGIFFTWYDSFTGMPACQQNISLEKASLLFNMGALYTQIATRCNRQTTSGLEDAITAFQKSAGVLNYLKETFTHTPSYDMSPAMLSMLVRMMLAQVQECLYEKMVLPGIRNEFFCLVRMAQEAEKVAHTYEQAHQSMIQQPIKDNVPFFWSTMARVKTTHYRSLAHYFVATALLDHQLGPRDDEDKQEKALAQLYDSIPSGHSPAHILKNKEERRRIGKAHLRRAILAQEEAIRCQSLCRHLRKLDVLHDILQAAHQRSLAKFTENDAEDEFTDHMDAPDIVPKTEHKAEMEMPASTKVKVKDFFHKLGPLPIFSAKQRWTAPRTIRLHTEDHDLGFTLKGDGPTQVQCLDPSCHAAKEGLKEGDFIVAVKDTDCKWLGVGEVMKLLKDVDEEGVDIQVVSMMDSGLPMSAKSATYCGGIPKTYSMICLAFDEGDKKARKVTKKPSFLSWGLKNKQKSASTLSLPTADYPGTLPWAMQRSTFSSSNNNGALY; this is encoded by the exons GGCTGCAACCCCTTTGCCCAGACGGGCCGAAGCAAGCTGCAGAACAAGAGGGCCTCGCTCAACCAGCAGATCATCAAGCAGATGAGGATGAGGGCTGGTGCTGAGAATCTCCTCCG GGCGACCTCCAACAACAAGGTGCGCGAGATGGTGGTCCTGGAGCTGAGCTACGTGAATTCCAACCTGCAGCTGCTCAGCGAGGAGTTGGAGGgcctaaacagctcagtggaaGTCTACCAGAATGTCCA AGAGACGACCAGCATTCCCCTGATCCCCCTGGGTCTGAAGGAGACCAAGGAAGTGGACTTCTCTGTGCCATTCAAG GACTTCATCCTACAACATTACAGTGAAGATGGCTCCAATTTTGAGGATGAGATTGCTGACCTTATGGACCTGAGACAGGTAAAGGGCCTTCAACGCTTACCATGGACTTCAGTGCGTTACAGGCTTGTTGTATCTTGCTCACGGTTCTCCGTATGTGTCCAGGCATGTCGTACACCGAGTCGCAGCGAAGCTGGCATTGAGCTGCTCTCCGCCTACTTCAGCCACCTGTCCCTTCTTGACAGCCGATTCTTCTCCCACACCGGCCAAATGGGAATCTTCTTTACATG GTATGACTCCTTCACCGGGATGCCTGCGTGCCAGCAAAACATCTCCCTAGAGAAGGCCAGCCTTCTCTTCAACATGGGCGCCTTGTACACGCAGATCGCCACACGCTGCAACCGCCAGACCACCTCCGGCTTGGAGGATGCCATCACTGCCTTCCAGAAATCAGCAG GGGTGCTGAACTACCTGAAAGAGACATTCACGCACACGCCCAGTTATGATATGAGCCCCGCCATGCTGAGCATGCTGGTCCGGATGATGTTGGCGCAGGTCCAAGAGTGCCTCTACGAGAAGATGGTCTTGCCGGGTATTCGCAATGAGTTCTTCTGCCTGGTCCGGATGGCTCAGGAGGCCGAGAAG GTTGCCCATACATATGAGCAGGCCCACCAGTCCATGATCCAGCAGCCCATCAAAGACAACGTCCCTTTCTTCTGGTCCACCATGGCGCGTGTGAAGACCACACACTACCGTTCCCTGGCCCACTACTTTGTGGCAACGGCTCTTCTTGACCACCAGT TAGGGCCCAGGGATGACGAGGACAAGCAGGAGAAGGCCCTGGCTCAGCTGTACGACAGCATTCCCAGTGGGCATTCTCCTGCACACATCCTCAAGAACAAGGAGGAACGTCGGCGCATAG GGAAGGCGCACCTGCGCAGGGCCATCCTGGCTCAGGAGGAAGCCATACGCTGTCAAAGTCTGTGCCGCCACCTGCGCAAGCTCGACGTGCTGCATGACATCCTGCAGGCCGCCCATCAGCGCTCACTGGCCAAGTTCACCGAAAACGACGCCGAGGATGAGTTCACGGACCACATGGACGCACCCGACATCGTCC CTAAAACTGAGCACAAAGCCGAAATGGAAATGCCAGCATCCACAAAGGTGAAAGTCAAAGACTTTTTCCACAAGCTG GGCCCCCTCCCCATTTTTTCAGCCAAGCAGCGCTGGACGGCACCACGCACAATCCGGTTGCACACCGAGGACCATGACCTGGGCTTCACACTTAAGGGTGATGGACCCACACAGGTCCAGTGCCTGGATCCTAGCTGCCATGCTGCG AAAGAGGGACTGAAGGAAGGTGACTTCATTGTCGCCGTGAAGGACACGGACTGCAAGTGGCTGGGAGTGGGTGAGGTGATGAAGCTCCTGAAGGACGTGGATGAAGAGGGCGTGGACATCCAAGTAGTCAGCATGATGGACAGTGGGCTGCCTATG TCCGCCAAGAGCGCCACCTACTGTGGTGGGATCCCCAAGACCTATTCCATGATCTGCCTGGCCTTTGACGAGGGCGATAAGAAAGCCCGCAAGGTCACCAAGAAGCCATCCTTCCTTAGCTGGGGCCTGAAGAACAAGCAGAAGAGTGCCAGCACGCTAAGCCTACCCACCGCTGATTACCCAGGCACACTGCCCTGGGCCATGCAGAGGTCCACCTTCTCCAGCTCCAACAACAACGGTGCCCTCTACTAG